A single genomic interval of bacterium harbors:
- a CDS encoding PQQ-binding-like beta-propeller repeat protein, giving the protein MMRKAFLVIGSLACIGILGWRVEAALLWESHYDRSANGEDVVNAMAVKGNTVFAAGYTSTTEGGRAFTVRAYSSQDGSVLWEDHYDREGTGADVANALALKGNILFAGGYTSTASGGRAFSVRAYDVTNGSLLWESHYDHQGSYNDEVKALAVKGNVLIAGGFVSTGGGSAAFAVRAYFTKDGSLLWEDVYDPGTSVDEVNALAVKGNTVFAGGLARGAFTLRAYSIKKGLLIWEDVYNREGGGADLLYALAVKGNRVFAGGYTETVSGGKAFTVRAYSAKDGSLLWENHYDREGALRDEVRALTVAAGVVIAGGNTTSSFGGSCWSVRAYSPQNGTLLWEDQYDREASNALDGIYALTAKGSIVFAGGYTQTSASGYSFSVRAYTAKKGTLLWEDHYDREGTRNDFVYALAVGGNKVFAGGFTETTAGGRAFSIRAYDF; this is encoded by the coding sequence ATGATGAGAAAAGCCTTCTTAGTCATCGGGTCATTGGCTTGTATAGGCATTCTCGGCTGGCGTGTTGAAGCAGCCCTCCTCTGGGAAAGCCATTACGACCGCTCGGCCAACGGTGAGGACGTGGTCAACGCCATGGCCGTAAAGGGTAACACCGTCTTTGCTGCCGGATACACTTCTACCACCGAGGGTGGAAGGGCATTCACCGTCAGGGCGTACTCTTCTCAGGATGGATCGGTTCTTTGGGAAGACCATTACGACCGTGAGGGTACCGGTGCGGATGTCGCTAATGCTCTGGCCCTAAAAGGCAACATACTCTTTGCTGGAGGTTACACGTCCACGGCCAGTGGGGGAAGAGCCTTTTCGGTGAGAGCTTATGACGTAACCAATGGATCTCTGCTTTGGGAAAGCCATTACGACCACCAGGGTTCATACAACGATGAGGTGAAGGCCCTGGCGGTGAAGGGCAATGTGTTAATCGCTGGCGGTTTTGTCTCAACAGGTGGAGGTTCGGCGGCCTTTGCCGTAAGAGCTTACTTCACAAAAGATGGTTCTTTGCTTTGGGAGGATGTCTATGATCCAGGTACAAGTGTTGATGAAGTCAATGCTCTTGCGGTTAAGGGGAATACGGTGTTTGCGGGTGGGTTGGCAAGGGGCGCTTTTACTTTAAGAGCCTATTCTATCAAAAAAGGCCTTCTTATATGGGAGGATGTTTACAATCGGGAGGGGGGTGGCGCTGACCTCTTATACGCTTTAGCAGTAAAAGGCAACAGAGTCTTTGCAGGCGGTTATACGGAGACCGTGTCGGGTGGCAAAGCTTTTACTGTAAGGGCTTACTCGGCCAAAGATGGTTCGTTGCTTTGGGAGAATCATTACGACCGGGAAGGCGCTCTAAGGGATGAAGTGCGAGCATTGACAGTTGCGGCAGGGGTTGTGATTGCAGGGGGAAACACAACATCATCCTTCGGTGGGAGTTGCTGGAGTGTGAGAGCTTACTCTCCCCAAAACGGCACGCTTCTCTGGGAAGACCAGTACGACCGGGAAGCGAGCAACGCCTTGGATGGGATTTATGCTCTGACAGCCAAGGGAAGTATTGTCTTTGCCGGAGGGTACACCCAAACGTCGGCTTCTGGATATAGTTTCAGCGTCCGGGCCTACACAGCCAAAAAAGGAACCCTGTTGTGGGAGGATCACTATGATAGGGAAGGCACCAGGAACGATTTTGTCTATGCTTTGGCTGTTGGAGGAAACAAGGTTTTTGCGGGAGGTTTTACGGAGACTACAGCTGGGGGTCGAGCCTTTAGCATCAGGGCCTATGATTTTTGA